One Pirellulales bacterium genomic region harbors:
- the larA gene encoding nickel-dependent lactate racemase, producing MRVTLEYGKTGLQVELPAERVVRTLGYKDAQPLADPSAELAKKLAEPNGTPPLAELAQGRRDACIVICDITRPVPNQLILSQVLPTLEAAGIPRDSIRILVATGLHRPATAAEIVEMVGPHVAAQYRVENHHGTVLAEHTYLGESPRGVPVWIDSRYVNADLKITIGLIEPHLMAGFSGGRKLICPGLAALETVKVWHGPAFLENPKADCGILDGNPVHEENTWIGRLAGCDFIINAVIDDQRRPLALVAGDMEGAFLEGVAFVRRVVVDTVVEPVDVVVTSAAGYPLDTTFYQAVKGLTGALPIVKQGGTIILAASMTEGIGSPEFASLFREHENLEVFVQRILGQDYFVLDQWQLEELAKVCRKARVKIITDGLPRETIDSLFVESAPNVETAVAESLAEYGPQATMAVIPKGPYVLAQVATKN from the coding sequence ATGCGCGTCACGCTCGAGTACGGTAAAACCGGCCTGCAGGTCGAGTTGCCCGCGGAGCGAGTTGTCCGCACGCTGGGCTACAAGGACGCGCAACCGCTTGCGGACCCATCGGCTGAGCTAGCAAAGAAGCTGGCCGAGCCGAATGGCACGCCACCTCTGGCAGAACTGGCACAAGGTCGTCGCGACGCCTGTATCGTGATTTGCGATATTACGCGGCCGGTGCCCAATCAATTGATTCTGTCGCAAGTGCTGCCGACGCTCGAGGCGGCCGGCATTCCGCGCGATTCGATCAGGATCCTGGTGGCCACGGGCCTGCACCGCCCGGCGACCGCAGCCGAGATCGTCGAGATGGTCGGCCCGCACGTCGCGGCCCAGTATCGCGTCGAGAATCATCATGGCACCGTCCTAGCCGAGCATACGTACCTGGGAGAAAGTCCCCGCGGCGTCCCGGTATGGATCGATTCCCGGTATGTGAACGCCGATTTGAAAATCACGATCGGATTGATCGAGCCGCATCTGATGGCCGGCTTCTCGGGAGGGCGCAAGCTGATCTGTCCCGGACTGGCCGCGCTCGAGACGGTCAAAGTGTGGCATGGCCCGGCTTTTCTCGAAAATCCCAAGGCCGACTGCGGCATCCTCGACGGAAATCCCGTCCACGAAGAAAACACCTGGATCGGCCGCCTCGCTGGCTGTGACTTTATTATCAATGCCGTAATCGATGATCAGCGCCGTCCACTGGCCCTGGTGGCGGGCGACATGGAAGGGGCGTTCCTTGAGGGTGTGGCGTTTGTCCGCCGTGTGGTCGTCGATACCGTCGTCGAGCCGGTCGATGTCGTAGTCACCAGCGCGGCCGGCTATCCGCTCGACACGACGTTTTACCAGGCGGTGAAGGGGCTGACCGGTGCGCTCCCCATCGTGAAACAAGGGGGCACGATCATTTTGGCCGCCAGCATGACCGAGGGAATCGGCAGCCCCGAGTTCGCCAGCCTGTTTCGCGAGCACGAGAATCTGGAAGTCTTCGTCCAGCGGATCTTGGGCCAAGATTACTTCGTACTCGATCAATGGCAACTCGAGGAATTGGCCAAGGTCTGTCGCAAGGCGCGCGTGAAGATCATCACCGACGGCCTGCCGCGCGAAACGATCGACAGCCTGTTCGTCGAAAGCGCGCCGAACGTTGAAACGGCCGTCGCCGAATCACTCGCCGAGTACGGACCACAAGCCACGATGGCTGTAATACCCAAAGGTCCCTACGTGCTGGCCCAGGTCGCGACGAAAAACTAA
- a CDS encoding small basic protein, whose amino-acid sequence MTMDKSLRTTLGLVRARGVLSRGERIAKLQEMDRFPDGRSPLGLPKVRVMKLSMKKKKKTKEEGEGDAAAPAAAKGAAPAGKAPAAKAPAAKAATAGKGAPAKK is encoded by the coding sequence ATGACGATGGATAAAAGCCTGCGGACTACGCTCGGATTGGTCCGTGCCCGTGGCGTACTGAGCCGCGGCGAGCGGATCGCGAAGCTGCAGGAAATGGACCGCTTCCCCGATGGCCGCAGCCCCCTGGGCCTGCCCAAGGTCCGGGTGATGAAGCTCTCGATGAAGAAGAAAAAGAAGACCAAGGAAGAGGGCGAAGGGGACGCCGCTGCACCGGCCGCCGCCAAGGGAGCTGCGCCGGCCGGCAAGGCGCCGGCTGCCAAAGCCCCCGCCGCGAAGGCCGCCACTGCTGGCAAGGGCGCTCCGGCCAAGAAGTAG
- the sdhB gene encoding succinate dehydrogenase iron-sulfur subunit yields the protein MQATTNGHSSHETHADGHGHAAPQVTEFDVRILRQDAPGEASYWERHRIKREPDMNVISVLQRVAAQAKTVEGGRVAPVAWDCNCLEEVCGACTMLVNGRVRQACTALVDRLLAEHPDEIELRPMEKFPVVRDLVVNRRRLFRALEKVRAWIPVDGYYDMGAGPRVSPEQQQQAYPLSECMSCGCCLDACPQFTKLEVEPHEGESATDFAKREQAAFDTHFVGAHAISQVMLFNNHPTGALNANERLDELMAPGGIQDCGNAQNCVNVCPKKIPLTTSIGRAGRATALRAITKWFSG from the coding sequence ATGCAAGCCACTACTAACGGACATTCGTCGCACGAGACACACGCTGACGGGCATGGGCATGCCGCGCCGCAGGTCACGGAATTCGACGTCCGCATCCTGCGACAGGACGCGCCGGGCGAGGCCAGCTACTGGGAACGGCACCGCATCAAGCGCGAGCCGGATATGAACGTCATCAGCGTGCTGCAACGCGTCGCGGCCCAGGCCAAAACCGTGGAAGGGGGACGCGTCGCGCCGGTGGCGTGGGATTGCAACTGCCTGGAAGAGGTGTGCGGTGCTTGTACCATGCTCGTCAACGGGCGCGTTCGCCAGGCCTGCACGGCCCTGGTCGATCGGCTCTTGGCCGAACATCCGGACGAGATCGAACTGCGTCCGATGGAGAAATTCCCCGTCGTCCGCGACCTGGTGGTGAATCGCCGCCGGTTGTTCCGCGCCCTGGAGAAAGTCCGGGCCTGGATTCCGGTCGACGGTTATTACGACATGGGGGCCGGCCCGCGCGTCTCGCCCGAGCAGCAGCAGCAAGCGTATCCGTTGTCTGAGTGCATGAGCTGCGGCTGCTGCCTGGATGCTTGCCCACAATTCACGAAGCTCGAGGTCGAGCCGCACGAAGGGGAATCGGCCACCGATTTTGCCAAGCGCGAACAAGCGGCCTTCGACACGCACTTCGTCGGCGCGCACGCCATCAGCCAGGTCATGCTGTTCAATAACCATCCCACCGGTGCGCTCAATGCCAATGAGCGGCTGGACGAACTCATGGCTCCCGGCGGCATCCAGGACTGCGGCAACGCCCAGAACTGCGTGAATGTCTGCCCGAAGAAAATTCCCCTCACCACCAGCATCGGCCGCGCCGGCCGGGCCACGGCCCTGCGGGCGATTACGAAGTGGTTCAGCGGCTGA
- the sdhA gene encoding succinate dehydrogenase flavoprotein subunit gives MAKQRVMIVGGGLAGLAAAMELAESGIDVDLMSLTPVKRSHSVCAQGGINAVNSVTRQQGDREWLHFDDTVYGGDFLNHQPPVKEMTDWAPKIIDLMDRLGVPFNRTPEGFRDQRRFGGTLFKRTAFAGATTGQQLLYALDEQVRRWEVAGKIKKYEFWDFLGPVIDDAGICRGCVGQDLVTMEIRTFPADAVILGTGGCGLIYGRSTMSMACTGSAAARAFRAGAKYGNGEFIQVHPTAIPGADKLRLMSESARGEGGRVWVPRKPQDTRDPKQIPEAERYYFLEERYPKYGNLVPRDIATREIFNVCTYEGLSVEQDRLCVYLDVTHIPRATLDQKLGGILDIYEKFQGVDPRETPMKIFPAVHYSMGGLWVDYERTAAGGLRLGSPKNQVTNIPGLYAIGECDYQYHGANRLGANSLLSCIFSGLITAPGIAAWMKNAPRGAAVDQPSSLFDSARRQHQQAHDNLLKRTGGGENPYLIHQELGNVMTKAATVVRRNDTLAEAYGTVCELEERAKHCSLSDTGNWTNQNVVFTKSLIDMFPLAKVIVKGALQRDECRGAHFKPDFSMPGLEATEPAAHRREAEAWCDRFEENTRKWLKSTIATYVPDGDPVLTYEEIDTTLIPPRPRLYGLVGAEAIEEVWKERSAAKTAGHDGNGSQGKGAAKTVAAG, from the coding sequence ATGGCAAAGCAACGCGTGATGATCGTCGGGGGTGGCTTGGCAGGCTTGGCGGCCGCCATGGAACTGGCCGAGTCCGGCATCGACGTCGACCTGATGAGCCTCACCCCGGTGAAACGCTCGCACAGCGTTTGTGCCCAAGGGGGCATCAACGCTGTCAATTCGGTCACCCGACAGCAAGGTGATCGCGAGTGGCTGCACTTCGACGATACGGTCTACGGCGGCGACTTTTTGAATCATCAGCCGCCCGTCAAGGAAATGACGGACTGGGCGCCCAAGATCATCGATCTGATGGACCGGCTGGGCGTACCGTTCAATCGCACGCCTGAGGGCTTTCGCGATCAACGCCGCTTCGGCGGAACGCTCTTCAAGCGGACGGCATTCGCCGGCGCCACGACAGGCCAGCAATTGTTGTACGCCCTGGACGAGCAAGTCCGCCGCTGGGAAGTCGCGGGCAAGATCAAGAAATACGAGTTCTGGGATTTCCTTGGTCCCGTGATCGACGATGCGGGCATTTGCCGTGGCTGCGTCGGGCAGGACCTGGTGACGATGGAAATTCGCACCTTCCCGGCCGACGCCGTGATCCTGGGCACCGGCGGTTGCGGATTGATCTACGGCCGCTCGACGATGTCGATGGCATGTACCGGCAGCGCCGCGGCGCGTGCTTTTCGCGCCGGCGCGAAATACGGCAATGGCGAGTTCATCCAGGTTCATCCCACAGCCATTCCCGGTGCCGACAAGCTGCGATTGATGAGCGAAAGTGCTCGCGGTGAAGGGGGGCGCGTGTGGGTACCACGCAAGCCACAAGACACGCGCGACCCGAAGCAGATTCCCGAGGCTGAACGTTATTACTTCCTTGAAGAACGCTACCCGAAGTACGGCAACCTGGTACCGCGTGACATTGCCACGCGCGAGATTTTCAACGTTTGTACGTATGAGGGACTGTCGGTCGAGCAGGATCGGCTGTGCGTCTATCTCGACGTCACGCACATTCCTCGCGCGACGCTCGATCAAAAGCTCGGTGGCATTCTCGATATCTACGAGAAGTTTCAAGGGGTCGACCCGCGTGAAACACCGATGAAGATTTTCCCGGCCGTTCATTATTCGATGGGCGGACTGTGGGTCGATTACGAGCGAACCGCGGCCGGCGGGCTGCGGCTGGGGTCGCCGAAAAATCAGGTCACGAACATCCCTGGCCTGTATGCCATCGGCGAGTGCGATTACCAGTATCACGGCGCCAACCGGCTGGGAGCCAATTCACTGCTGAGCTGCATTTTCAGCGGCCTCATCACGGCCCCTGGCATCGCCGCCTGGATGAAGAACGCACCGCGCGGCGCGGCGGTTGACCAGCCGTCGAGCTTGTTCGACAGTGCCCGTCGCCAGCACCAGCAGGCGCACGATAACTTGCTGAAGCGCACCGGCGGCGGCGAAAACCCCTACCTGATCCATCAGGAACTGGGGAACGTCATGACCAAGGCGGCCACGGTGGTGCGTCGCAACGACACGCTCGCCGAAGCGTACGGTACGGTGTGCGAGTTGGAGGAGCGAGCCAAGCACTGCTCGCTTTCAGACACCGGCAACTGGACCAACCAGAACGTGGTCTTTACCAAGTCTCTGATTGATATGTTCCCGCTGGCCAAGGTGATCGTCAAAGGTGCCTTGCAACGTGACGAATGCCGCGGCGCCCATTTTAAGCCCGACTTTTCGATGCCCGGGCTCGAGGCGACCGAGCCGGCGGCGCATCGTCGCGAGGCGGAAGCCTGGTGCGATCGGTTCGAAGAGAATACGCGCAAATGGTTGAAGTCGACGATTGCAACGTATGTTCCGGACGGCGATCCGGTGCTGACATACGAAGAAATCGACACGACGTTGATTCCGCCGCGTCCGCGACTGTACGGCCTGGTCGGAGCCGAAGCCATCGAGGAAGTGTGGAAGGAACGTTCGGCCGCGAAGACCGCCGGCCATGACGGCAACGGCTCGCAAGGTAAAGGAGCGGCCAAGACCGTCGCCGCTGGGTAA
- a CDS encoding succinate dehydrogenase cytochrome b558 subunit yields the protein MTSTSPQSFYLRHEFLIKRLHSLTGLMPVGLYMVVHLLTNASLLAGAKSFQTNVDSIHSLGPALPLIEWTFIFLPIIFHAVVGVMIVRSGKSNSSRYAYSGNVRYTLQRATAWIALVFIFWHVFHMHGWLHNDYWMNNLAKPLYGGQFNPHHATSSVGLALAPFTARVAYAIGVAACVYHFANGLWTMGITWGIWETATAQRRANWVCSGIGIFIFVVGMAALFGAVRAGEKDNLLKAEAYEQAKDDAEQRFEEDYKSRLEQEKAPGKSAETKPAEKPPSDEPIPPVAQSIPRP from the coding sequence GTGACAAGCACTTCTCCGCAGTCGTTCTATCTGCGTCACGAGTTTCTGATCAAACGCCTGCATTCGCTCACCGGTTTGATGCCGGTTGGCCTTTACATGGTGGTCCACCTGCTGACCAACGCCAGCCTGTTGGCAGGGGCGAAGTCATTCCAGACGAACGTCGACTCGATCCATTCGCTCGGGCCGGCGCTCCCCTTGATCGAATGGACGTTCATCTTCCTGCCGATCATATTTCACGCCGTCGTGGGCGTGATGATCGTCCGCAGCGGAAAGTCCAATTCCAGCCGGTATGCCTACTCGGGCAATGTTCGCTATACGCTGCAAAGGGCCACGGCCTGGATCGCCCTGGTGTTCATTTTCTGGCACGTGTTTCACATGCACGGCTGGCTTCATAACGACTATTGGATGAACAACCTGGCCAAGCCTCTGTACGGCGGGCAGTTCAATCCGCACCATGCCACGTCCTCGGTCGGCTTGGCGCTGGCTCCCTTTACGGCGCGAGTTGCGTATGCGATCGGCGTCGCGGCCTGCGTTTACCACTTCGCCAACGGCCTGTGGACGATGGGAATTACCTGGGGCATCTGGGAAACCGCCACGGCACAACGCCGCGCCAACTGGGTCTGCAGCGGCATTGGGATCTTCATTTTCGTGGTCGGTATGGCCGCCTTGTTCGGGGCTGTACGGGCCGGAGAAAAAGACAATCTGCTCAAGGCCGAGGCGTACGAACAGGCCAAGGACGATGCCGAGCAGCGTTTCGAAGAAGACTACAAGTCTCGGCTAGAACAAGAGAAGGCTCCGGGGAAATCTGCCGAAACGAAACCGGCCGAGAAGCCTCCGAGCGACGAGCCGATCCCGCCCGTGGCCCAATCAATTCCGCGGCCGTAG
- a CDS encoding response regulator translates to MTGAMPNLLITDDDLSFRETLRGVLEPQGFRTFMASDGEEALHVVQREEVHLVLLDMHMPRLTGLETLRKLKQIKLVLPCIILSANADDELREEARRADAFSVLAKPVSRINLTTIVHAALRLTYNWSI, encoded by the coding sequence GTGACCGGCGCCATGCCCAATCTGCTGATAACTGACGACGACCTGAGCTTTCGGGAAACGCTTCGCGGCGTGCTCGAGCCGCAAGGTTTTCGTACGTTCATGGCCAGCGACGGCGAAGAGGCGTTACACGTCGTCCAGCGCGAAGAAGTGCATTTGGTCCTGCTGGACATGCACATGCCGCGGCTAACCGGGCTTGAAACCTTGCGGAAACTAAAGCAAATCAAGCTCGTGCTCCCCTGCATCATTCTTTCGGCGAATGCTGACGACGAGCTGCGCGAAGAGGCGCGGCGCGCAGATGCTTTCTCGGTATTAGCGAAACCGGTTAGCCGGATCAATCTGACGACCATCGTGCATGCGGCACTGCGACTGACCTATAACTGGTCGATCTAG
- a CDS encoding BlaI/MecI/CopY family transcriptional regulator, producing MSKNRKLPRLSAGEMEIVQMLWRAGGATLSEAHAALERDIGYTTVQTRLNRLVEKGIVSRTTDRPARYAAVVNPADVSARHLDLLLERVSDGSVVPLVAHLVRDRHLTASEIAELKELIAAAEQSGQRQAERVGRNSSQTSKREAKS from the coding sequence ATGAGTAAAAATCGCAAGCTGCCCCGGCTCTCGGCCGGCGAGATGGAGATCGTGCAAATGCTGTGGCGCGCAGGGGGCGCCACCCTCTCCGAAGCGCACGCCGCGCTCGAACGCGACATCGGCTACACCACCGTACAGACCCGGCTGAATCGATTGGTGGAGAAGGGGATCGTCAGCCGCACCACGGATCGTCCGGCACGTTATGCGGCCGTGGTCAATCCGGCGGACGTCAGTGCGCGGCATCTCGATTTGCTGCTGGAGCGCGTCAGCGACGGCAGTGTAGTCCCGTTGGTTGCGCACCTGGTGCGGGACCGCCATCTTACGGCTAGTGAGATTGCGGAACTGAAGGAACTGATTGCCGCCGCCGAGCAAAGCGGCCAGCGTCAGGCGGAACGCGTGGGTCGGAACAGCTCTCAAACGTCCAAACGCGAGGCGAAATCATGA